In the genome of Vicia villosa cultivar HV-30 ecotype Madison, WI linkage group LG7, Vvil1.0, whole genome shotgun sequence, one region contains:
- the LOC131616542 gene encoding uncharacterized protein LOC131616542 isoform X1, translated as MGEQEEWAQPQSGLLPNGLLPNEAASVIQVLDSERWAKAEQRTAELIACIQPNSPSEQRRNAVAEYVQKLITKCFPCQLQVFTFGSVPLKTYLPDGDIDLSAFCKNQALKDSWAHQVRDMLQNEEKNENADFHVKEVQYIQAEVKIIKCLVENIVVDISFNQLGGLCTLCFLEEVDSLINQNHLFKRSIILIKAWCYYESRILGAHHGLISTYALETLVLYIFHVFNNSFAGPLEVLYRFLEFFSKFDWDNFCVSLWGPVPIISLPDVTAEPPRKDAGNLLLSKSFLEACGSVYAVFPGGPENQGQPFVSKYFNVIDPLRVNNNLGRSVSKGNFFRIRSAFAFGAKKLARLLDCPKDELFLEVNQFFLNTWDRHGSGQRPDVPSNDLWRLRLSNHDQSLGSENLRNNSHKIDNTSNRDHVEREQISHSGVSQHSNLSSDNSSKNSDVSTISHTQTQKNYVNQNNARNLGQARRETTSTQGAHVDKIQRNMKIDNPVSDLRGKYLFARTRSSPELTDSYGEVSSQGRRTRTENIKGQNSFVKLENGRRKNFEPVVAARVDDSSGRHSSRQVVGSAAESISNHDEPSSGVPGEEFASVTGAGGMLMMNQEEQDLLNMMPSPTAQGFNGQAHVPMNLPPGHLPFPFPPSVLASMGYGQRNMANFPFIEAPWGANMQFPQGLVPSPLHPYFPGYGLTSNTQDLAEPGNENFSTVENVAEADNDYWHEQERSSASGVESDNGNFEMIPDDKQQSTSGSYNFATSSRPSSSSSSARNQQKFTRENRGSTREEHIDNFHYQDGRRNEVYFDDRVANSELPSAPPSSSFRSKSPSESSWDGSSAKSSKSAREKRGKKSTSSVSATAHGKGKNVSETSSNRADDENREWTPLLTMTSGMSDRSTEPATGLSLQVQRHQISGFEVAQTSGSDSQLPMAPVILGPGSRQRAIDNSGVVPFAFYPTGPPVPFVTMLPFFNFPAESSETSTSSFNGEERAENNDSSLNFDSSEVYDHSEVSSPSNSITRAGVESSDHKPDILNSDFASHWQNLQFGRFCQSPFQPPSMMHPSPIMVPPAYLQGRYPWDGPGRPPSANMNLVSQVVNYGPRLVPVPPLQSVSSRPANVYQRFVEDMPRYRSGTGTYLPNPKVSVRDRHSTNTRRGSYNYDRSDHHSDREGNWNTNSKMRSTGRGHNRNQGEKPISKSERLATSESRAERPWSAHRNDSFIPHQNGPVRGNSSQNSHANVAYGMYSIPGMNPSGVSSNGPAMPSVVMLYPYDHNSGYTSPAEQLEFGSLGPMGFSGANELSQPNEGTPRSSGGILEEQRFHGGPAQRSSPDQPSSPHVSRGPDSNVR; from the exons ATGGGAGAACAAGAGGAGTGGGCACAGCCACAAAGTGGGCTACTGCCAAATGGTTTGCTACCGAATGAAGCTGCTTCTGTGATACAGGTGCTTGACTCGGAGCGGTGGGCGAAGGCTGAACAAAGAACTGCAGAGCTAATTGCTTGCATTCAGCCTAATTCGCCCTCTGAGCAACGCCGAAATGCGGTTGCGGAGTATGTTCAGAAGCTGATCACAAAGTGCTTTCCTTGCCAG ttACAGGTGTTCACATTTGGGTCGGTTCCCCTAAAAACGTATTTGCCTGATGGAGATATTGACTTATCAGCATTCTGTAAGAATCAAGCTTTGAAGGATAGTTGGGCACACCAGGTTCGAGACATGCTGCAGAATGAGGAGAAGAATGAGAATGCAGATTTTCATGTCAAGGAGGTTCAGTACATCCAAGCGGAA GTGAAGATTATAAAATGTCTTGTTGAGAATATCGTAGTAGACATTTCATTTAACCAGCTTGGAGGGTTGTGTACCCTTTGTTTTCTTGAGGAG GTTGATAGTCTGATTAACCAAAATCATTTATTCAAGCGTAGCATTATACTGATAAAAGCTTGGTGTTACTATGAGAGCCGAATACTTGGTGCCCACCATGGACTTATCTCTACTTATGCATTAGAAACGTTGGTTCTTTACATATTTCATGTTTTCAACAATTCCTTTGCTGGACCACTTGAG GTTTTGTATCGATTCTTGGAATTTTTTAGTAAGTTTGACTGGGATAATTTCTGCGTTAGTCTATGGGGTCCAGTACCAATTATTTCACTACCAGATGTGACAG CTGAGCCTCCTCGAAAAGATGCTGGAAACTTACTGCTCAGTAAATCATTTCTTGAGGCCTGTGGCTCAGTTTATGCTGTTTTTCCGGGTGGTCCAGAAAATCAGGGGCAACCCTTTGTTTCCAAGTATTTCAATGTCATTGATCCTTTGCGTGTGAACAATAACCTTGGCCGCAGTGTCAGCAAAG GTAATTTCTTCAGGATACGCAGTGCCTTTGCATTTGGGGCTAAAAAGTTGGCTAGATTACTTGATTGTCCAAAAGATGAGTTGTTTCTTGAAGTCAATCAGTTCTTTTTGAACACTTGGGACAGGCATGGAAGTGGGCAACGACCTGATGTTCCAAGCAATGACTTATGGCGTTTGAGGTTATCTAATCATGACCAATCACTGGGTTCTGAGAATCTCCGGAACAATAGTCATAAGATTGATAATACCTCCAATCGCGATCATGTTGAAAGGGAACAAATTTCACATAGTGGTGTATCTCAGCATAGTAATTTATCATCTGATAACTCGTCGAAAAACAGTGATGTATCTACAATTTCCCATACTCAAACTCAAAAGAATTATGTTAACCAAAATAATGCAAGGAACTTGGGTCAAGCTCGAAGGGAAACTACTTCTACTCAAGGTGCTCATGTTGATAAAATTCAGAGAAATATGAAAATTGATAATCCAGTTAGTGATCTCCGTGGAAAGTATCTATTTGCCAGGACACGTTCTAGCCCTGAGCTGACTGACTCGTATGGCGAAGTTTCTTCCCAAGGTAGGCGTACAAGAACAGAAAATATTAAAGGCCAAAATTCCTTTGTGAAATTGGAGAATGGTCGTAGGAAGAATTTTGAGCCAGTTGTAGCTGCAAGAGTCGATGACTCGTCTGGTAGGCACTCATCTCGTCAAGTTGTTGGCAGTGCTGCTGAGTCGATCAGTAATCATGATGAACCAAGCTCAGGTGTCCCGGGTGAGGAGTTTGCATCTGTTACCGGAGCAGGTGGAATGCTGATGATGAATCAGGAGGAGCAAGACCTTTTGAATATGATGCCATCTCCCACTGCTCAAGGTTTCAATGGCCAGGCTCATGTTCCAATGAATTTACCTCCAGGTCACCTACCATTCCCATTTCCACCTTCGGTTCTTGCATCAATGGGATATGGTCAACGGAACATGGCTAACTTTCCCTTTATTGAGGCTCCTTGGGGTGCAAATATGCAATTTCCCCAAGGTTTAGTCCCGTCACCATTGCATCCATATTTTCCTGGATATGGGTTGACCTCAAATACTCAGGATTTAGCTGAACCTGGCAACGAGAATTTCAGTACCGTTGAAAATGTAGCAGAAGCTGATAATGATTACTGGCATGAGCAGGAGAGAAGTTCTGCTAGTGGTGTTGAATCCGATAATGGAAATTTCGAAATGATTCCAGATGATAAACAACAATCAACTTCAGGTAGTTATAACTTTGCCACGTCTTCTCGACCAAGCAGCTCTAGTAGTTCTGCCAGAAATCAGCAGAAGTTTACTAGAGAAAATCGAGGATCAACAAGAGAAGAGCATATTGATAATTTTCACTATCAAGATGGCCGTAGAAATGAGGTTTATTTTGACGATAGAGTAGCAAATTCTGAGTTACCAAGTGCACCACCTTCAAGCTCCTTCAGGAGTAAGAGCCCTTCTGAAAGCTCATGGGATGGATCGTCAGCCAAATCCTCAAAGTCGGCAAGGGAAAAAAGGGGGAAGAAAAGTACTTCCTCAGTATCCGCAACTGCTCACGGTAAGGGTAAAAATGTCTCAGAAACTTCATCTAATCGAGCAGATGATGAAAACAGAGAGTGGACTCCTTTGTTAACTATGACATCTGGTATGTCGGACAGAAGCACCGAGCCTGCAACTGGTCTGTCTTTGCAAGTTCAGAGACATCAAATATCTGGTTTTGAAGTTGCTCAAACAAGTGGATCAGATTCTCAATTACCCATGGCTCCTGTGATTTTAGGTCCCGGTTCTCGCCAAAGAGCTATTGATAATTCTGGAGTTGTTCCATTTGCATTCTATCCCACAGGCCCACCTGTACCCTTTGTTACAATGCTTCCCTTTTTTAATTTTCCAGCTGAGTCATCTGAGACATCAACAAGCAGCTTCAATGGGGAAGAAAGGGCAGAGAACAATGATTCTAGTCTAAATTTTGATTCATCCGAGGTATATGACCACTCTGAAGTGTCGAGCCCTTCAAACTCAATAACAAGGGCGGGTGTAGAGTCATCTGATCACAAGCCTGACATTCTCAATAGTGACTTTGCTAGCCATTGGCAAAATTTGCAATTTGGGCGATTTTGTCAAAGCCCGTTTCAACCTCCTTCAATGATGCATCCTTCGCCTATTATGGTGCCTCCTGCTTATTTGCAGGGTCGATATCCTTGGGATGGTCCTGGGAGACCTCCTTCAGCTAACATGAATCTTGTCTCTCAGGTCGTTAACTATGGGCCACGTCTTGTTCCCGTTCCTCCTCTCCAATCAGTTTCTAGTAGACCTGCAAATGTTTACCAACGTTTTGTAGAAGATATGCCTCGGTATCGAAGTGGAACTGGAACCTACCTGCCGAATCCG AAGGTTTCTGTTCGAGATCGCCATTCGACAAATACCAGAAGGGGGAGCTACAACTATGATAGAAGTGACCATCACAGTGATAGAGAAGGAAACTGGAATACGAATTCAAAGATGCGATCAACCGGTCGTGGCCATAATCGCAACCAAGGAGAGAAACCAATCTCAAAATCGGAGAGGTTGGCGACTAGTGAGAGCCGCGCCGAGAGGCCATGGAGTGCACACAGAAACGACTCATTTATTCCTCACCAGAATGGTCCAGTCCGTGGAAATTCCTCACAGAACAGTCACGCGAATGTAGCATACGGAATGTACTCTATACCTGGCATGAACCCTAGTGGTGTATCATCCAATGGACCAGCAATGCCATCTGTTGTTATGTTGTATCCTTACGATCATAATTCTGGCTACACTTCGCCAGCCGAGCAGCTAGAGTTTGGGTCTTtgggaccaatgggtttctcgGGCGCCAATGAACTGTCGCAGCCGAACGAGGGAACTCCTCGCTCCAGTGGTGGAATACTTGAAGAGCAAAGGTTTCACGGTGGCCCTGCTCAACGATCTTCACCAGATCAACCCTCTTCACCCCATGTCTCAAG GGGTCCTGATTCTAATGTGAGATAA